The proteins below come from a single Papaver somniferum cultivar HN1 chromosome 11, ASM357369v1, whole genome shotgun sequence genomic window:
- the LOC113323053 gene encoding co-chaperone protein p23-1-like translates to MSRHPTIKWAQRSDQIFLTVDLPDANDVKLKLEPQGRFVFSATKDGIPYEVDIELYDKINAEESKVNNGARNIVYVIKKTESKWWNRLLKQEGKPPVFLKVDWDKWIDEDDEKEKTDMDFNDMDFSNLNLGGDELDMDEPDDEQEGIEEEEEEEENKGDEIKKSKDEPVAAGSEEV, encoded by the exons ATGAG CCGACATCCAACTATTAAGTGGGCACAAAGGTCTGACCAGATTTTTCTCACTGTCGATCTCCCTGATGCCAATGATGTGAAGCTCAAACTCGAGCCCCAAGGCAGGTTCGTTTTCTCAGCCACCAAAGATGGTATACCATATGAGGTTGACATTGAGCTGTATGATAAGATCAATGCAGAG GAAAGTAAGGTTAACAATGGTGCAAGGAATATCGTTTATGTtataaagaaaacagaaagtaaaTGGTGGAATAGGCTACTTAAACAGGAGGGAAAGCCTCCCGTGTTCCTCAAAGTGGATTGGGATAAATGGATTGATGAGGACGATGAGAAAG AGAAAACTGACATGGACTTCAATGACATGGACTTCTCG AATTTGAACTTGGGTGGGGATGaattagatatggatgaaccagaTGATGAACAAG AAgggatcgaagaagaagaagaagaagaagaaaacaaaggggATGAAATCAAGAAGAGCAAAGACGAACCTGTTGCAGCGGGTTCTGAGGAGGTTTAA
- the LOC113323366 gene encoding glutamine--fructose-6-phosphate aminotransferase [isomerizing] 2-like, with product MCGIFAYLNYNVNRDRRYILEVLFNGLRRLEYRGYDSAGISIDSSDLTSLPQIHHSISAKSLPPLVFRQEGNIDSLVKSVNEEVSATDLSLEESFYVHAGIAHTRWATHGEPAPRNSHPQSSGAGNDFVVVHNGVVTNYEVLKATLVRHGFTFESETDTEVIPKLAKYVFDQANEGEGDHSVTFTQVVIEVMRHLEGAYALVFKSPHYPNELIACKRGSPLLLGVKDLAEDLSNGTSFHDLKFLTKSEQPKELFFSSDAQALVEHTKKVLVIEDGEVVHIKDGGVSIFKFDNDKTRANGTLPRSESVQRALSVLEMEVEQINKGHYEHYMQKEIHEQPESLTTTMRGRLIRGDSCKAKSVLLGGLKDHLKTIRRSRRLVFIGCGTSYNAALAARPILEELSGVPVTMEIASDLLDRQGPIYREDTAFFVSQSGETADTLNALEYALENGALCVGITNTVGSAISRNTHCGVHINAGCEIGVASTKAYTSQIVVMAMIALVIGDDTISSQGRREAIIDGLFDLPNKVREVLKLDQEMKDLAKLLVSEQSLLVFGRGYNYATALEGALKVKEVSLMHSEGILAGEMKHGPLALVDENLPIVVIATRDACFTKQQSVIQQLHARKGRLIVMCSKGDGSLVCPGDSCRVIEVPQVEDCLQPVINVVPLQLLAYHLTVLRGYNVDQPRNLAKSVTTQ from the exons ATGTGTGGAATTTTCGCATATCTGAATTACAATGTTAACAGAGATAGAAGATACATTCTTGAAGTTCTATTTAATGGGTTAAGACGGTTAGAGTACAGAGGTTATGATTCAGCTGGGATCTCTATTGATTCCTCCGATCTCACTTCTCTTCCTCAGATTCATCACTCCATTTCCGCAAAATCTCTTCCTCCTCTTGTTTTTCGCCAGGAGGGTAACATTGATTCACTTGTTAAATCTGTCAACGAAG AAGTCAGTGCCACGGATCTGAGTTTGGAAGAGTCATTTTATGTTCATGCTGGAATTGCACACACAAGATGGGCAACTCATGGGGAGCCTGCTCCTAGGAATAGTCATCCGCAGTCATCTGGAGCTGGAAATGATTTCGTCGTTGTCCACAATGGTGTTGTTACAAACTACGAG GTCTTAAAAGCAACTTTAGTCCGACATGGGTTTACCTTTGAATCCGAAACAGATACTGAAGTAATTCCAAAGCTTGCGAAATATGTATTTGATCAGGCAAATGAGGGAGAAG GCGACCACTCTGTCACATTTACTCAAGTTGTAATTGAAGTTATGAGGCATCTCGAAGGTGCATATGCTCTTGTTTTTAAAAGTCCACATTATCCGAATGAGTTGATTGCCTGCAAACGTGGTAGCCCACTTCTCCTTGGTGTTAAA GATTTGGCTGAAGATTTGAGTAACGGTACATCTTTTCATGACTTAAAGTTCCTCACCAAGAGTGAGCAGCCCAAAGAACTATTCTTTTCTAGTGATGCACAAGCTCTTGTTGAACACACAAAAAAGGTCTTGGTGATAGAGGATGGTGAGGTAGTACATATTAAG GATGGAGGTGTCTCAATTTTTAAATTTGACAATGACAAGACAAGAGCTAATGGCACCCTCCCAAGATCTGAATCTGTGCAGCGTGCATTATCTGTTCTCGAAATGGAGGTTGAGCAAATAAACAAAGGACATTATGAACACTACATGCAGAAGGAAATTCATGAACAGCCAGAGTCCCTAACTACTACCATGAGGGGAAGGCTCATACGGGGAGATTCTTGCAAAGCCAAAAGTGTTCTTTTGGGTGGGTTGAAGGATCACCTCAAAACAATTAGAAGAAGTAGGCGACTTGTTTTTATCGGTTGTGGTACAAGCTATAATGCAGCTTTAGCTGCAAGACCCATTCTGGAAGAGCTTTCTG GTGTCCCCGTAACAATGGAAATTGCAAGCGACCTATTGGACAGGCAGGGCCCCATATATAGAGAAGACACAGCTTTTTTTGTCAGTCAGTCTGGCGAAACTGCAGATACTTTGAATGCACTGGAATATGCTTTGGAAAATGGTGCACTATGTGTTGGCATAACAAATACCGTTGGTAGTGCAATATCCAGGAATACTCATTGTGGGGTTCATATTAATGCCGGGTGTGAGATTGGTGTAGCGAGCACTAAG GCATACACAAGTCAGATAGTTGTGATGGCTATGATAGCTTTAGTTATAGGCGATGACACAATTTCCAGTCAAGGGAGGAGAGAGGCTATTATAGATGGTTTATTTGACTTGCCAA ACAAAGTGCGGGAAGTACTGAAGCTTGACCAAGAAATGAAGGATCTAGCAAAACTATTAGTGTCCGAGCAATCTTTGCTTGTGTTTGGAAGAGGTTACAACTACGCAACAGCACTGGAAGGTGCTTTAAAAGTGAAAGAGGTGTCCCTTATGCACAGTGAAGGAATACTTGCTGGTGAAATGAAGCACGGTCCTTTGGCCCTAGTTGATGAGAATCTTCCAATTGTTGTTATTGCGACTCGTGATGCTTGTTTCAC TAAGCAGCAGTCAGTAATCCAACAGCTTCATGCACGTAAAGGTCGCTTGATTGTAATGTGTTCAAAAGGAGATGGATCACTGGTTTGTCCTGGTGACTCATGCCGAGTTATTGAAGTTCCACAGGTTGAAGATTGCCTTCAACCCGTGATTAACGTAGTCCCATTGCAG TTGCTGGCATATCACCTCACTGTCTTGCGCGGCTACAACGTTGACCAACCACGGAATCTGGCGAAGAGCGTGACTACTCAGTGA